Proteins encoded by one window of Scatophagus argus isolate fScaArg1 chromosome 8, fScaArg1.pri, whole genome shotgun sequence:
- the LOC124062922 gene encoding protein-glutamine gamma-glutamyltransferase 2-like translates to MKIRFHMLQISLQGAWYCTVINQKAQAEAEVHFSQKLRNSSFTADMSQVSDIERCDLDIKNNSSSHRTDLYGAERLIVRRGQPFSIILHLKPGSREFKLGETSFTLIVETGPVPRKESDTKVSFGLRESTVDTEWSASATNDPSANTVSITISSSPNAPIGLYSLSLDQEGQKTNLGQFILLFNAWCPRDAVYMRSETKRQEYVLAQHGQIYRGTHKRIKGTPWNFGQFEPSILDICLMILDANPKFVSDADEDCSARRNPIYVTRVLSAMINSNDDRGVLVGEWGEFSGGVHPGLWTGSGDILRQWAESGPVCYGQCWVFAAVACTVSRALGIPCRVVTNFGSAHDADANLIIENLYDENGERISEGDSIWNFHVWVDSWMTRADLGSEFDGWQASDPTPQETSEGVFCCGPASLRAIKEGELTKKYDAPFIFAEVNADVVDLVRLSNGQLVKFDGSTKSIGRFISTKAVGSDERHDITHQYKYPEGSKEERQVYEKAQHHNKLQQRGEEPGLRLKIKLADNMIVGSDFEVSAILTNNCMEARTCSFLFFARAVTYNGKEGESCGFASDKVEVPSGEERHLSLRLEYDQYGPVITSDRLIHLSAITIDKQTIDYHKAEKTIVLDEPNIEIKLVGEVKVNQSVTAELTLLNPLPELLQDCSFTIDGVGLTDGKPTTAKIGAVGPKQEAKASIEFRPTSAGSSVLLVNFDSNKLRNIKSFINVVVKE, encoded by the exons ATGAAGATAAGGTTTCACATGCTACAAATATCCCTCCAGGGGGCGTGGTACTGCACAGTCATTAACCAGAAAGCACAGGCTGAAGCTGAAGTTCACTTTTCACAGAAACTGAGGaacagcagcttcactgcagACATGAGTCAAG TTTCAGACATTGAACGCTGTGATTTGGACATtaagaacaacagcagcagccatcgTACAGATCTGTATGGAGCGGAGCGTTTGATTGTCAGAAGGGGACAGCCCTTCAGCATCATTTTACATCTGAAACCTGGCAGCAGAGAGTTCAAACTGGGTGAAACAAGTTTCACACTCATCGTTGAAACTG GTCCAGTACCCAGAAAAGAATCAGACACAAAGGTTTCCTTCGGTCTGCGTGAGTCCACAGTGGACACCGAGTGGAGCGCATCCGCCACTAATGATCCCTCTGCAAACACAGTGTCTATAACTATCAGCTCCTCGCCCAACGCCCCCATTGGACTCTATTCTCTGAGTCTGGACCAGGAGGGACAGAAGACCAATTTAGGACAGTTCATCCTTCTTTTTAATGCTTGGTGCCCCA GAGATGCCGTTTACATGCGCAGTGAGACGAAGAGGCAGGAGTATGTTTTAGCGCAACATGGGCAGATCTACAGAGGAACACATAAGCGAATCAAGGGGACACCCTGGAACTTTGGACAA TTTGAACCAAGTATACTGGATATCTGTCTGATGATCCTGGATGCCAACCCAAAATTTGTATCTGATGCTGATGAGGACTGCTCTGCCAGGAGAAATCCGATTTATGTGACCAGGGTGCTGAGTGCCATG ATCAACAGCAATGATGACAGGGGAGTGCTTGTGGGAGAGTGGGGCGAATTTTCAGGTGGAGTTCATCCAGGACTGTGGACTGGCAGCGGGGACATTTTGCGTCAGTGGGCAGAGAGTGGCCCTGTCTGCTATGGCCAGTGCTGGgtctttgctgctgttgcatgCACAG TGTCCCGTGCTCTGGGCATCCCATGTCGAGTGGTTACTAACTTTGGATCCGCTCATGATGCTGATGCCAACCTGATAATAGAAAACCTGTATGATGAAAATGGTGAACGAATTTCTGAAGGTGATTCAATATG GAACTTCCATGTTTGGGTGGACAGCTGGATGACCCGTGCAGATTTGGGGTCAGAATTCGATGGGTGGCAAGCCAGTGACCCAACGCCACAGGAGACAAGTGAAG GTGTTTTCTGTTGTGGACCAGCATCACTAAGAGCCATCAAAGAAGGAGAGCTGACCAAGAAGTATGATGCTCCCTTTATATTTGCTGAG GTTAATGCAGATGTTGTGGACTTGGTGCGCCTTTCGAATGGTCAGTTGGTCAAGTTTGATGGATCAACTAAGTCTATTGGGCGCTTCATCAGCACTAAAGCTGTGGGCTCTGATGAGAGACACGACATCACACACCAGTACAAGTATCCAGAAG GCTCAAAGGAGGAGAGGCAGGTGTATGAGAAGGCTCAACACCACAACAAGCTACAGCAGCGAGGAGAAGAGCCAGGACTCCGTCTTAAG ATCAAACTGGCTGATAACATGATCGTTGGCTCGGACTTTGAGGTGTCTGCTATCCTCACCAACAACTGCATGGAGGCAAGGACCTGCTCCTTCCTGTTCTTCGCCAGAGCTGTCACCTACAatggaaaagaaggagagagctGTGGATTTGCTTCAGACAAAGTGGAGGTGCCCTCTGGAGAAG AAAGACATCTGTCCCTCAGGCTGGAGTATGACCAGTATGGACCAGTGATCACCTCTGACAGGTTGATTCACCTGTCAGCCATCACCATCGACAAGCAGACCATAGATTACCATAAGGCTGAGAAAACCATTGTGCTAGATGAGCCAAATATAGAGATCAAG CTGGTGGGAGAAGTCAAAGTAAACCAGTCAGTGACAGCAGAGCTGACCTTGTTGAACCCTTTACCAGAGCTGCTGCAAGACTGCAGCTTCACCATAGACGGCGTCGGCCTCACTGACGGCAAACCCACAACCGCAAA AATTGGAGCTGTGGGCCCCAAACAGGAAGCCAAGGCCAGCATTGAGTTCAGACCCACCAGTGCTGGCTCCAGTGTCCTGCTGGTGAACTTTGATAGCAACAAACTGAGGAACATCAAGAGCTTCATTAATGTTGTTGTGAAGGAATGA